A stretch of the Argentina anserina chromosome 6, drPotAnse1.1, whole genome shotgun sequence genome encodes the following:
- the LOC126797066 gene encoding uncharacterized protein LOC126797066 → MTTPYSNTYNLEWRNHPNFGWGGNQNRDQGFVHREQGQCFQRPSGGYQSASSSNYNNQLQMALHQPQPQAQPIIPPQEPLKKPSVEDLLMSFIVERKGQEEALKNKFNSKAGTHKDVSTSTSTERPYKRGITFNPPLKIVQEEEVSLPYPQALWKQDKKLKKEGQLREMIDLFKKVHLPPKLKDPRSFSIPSKIGDTTFDKCLVDLGSSINLMPYSCLRELGFKGSLKPTSISLQLANRSVRYPRVILENVLVNVATLVIAVNFVVLDMEETLIVDNEIPIIFMGERSWLPLVSRLM, encoded by the exons ATGACTACTCCTTATAGCAACACTTACAATCTCGAATGGAGAAACCACCCTAACTTTGGGTGGGGAGGCAATCAAAACCGAGACCAAGGGTTTGTTCATCGTGAGCAAGGCCAATGTTTCCAAAGGCCTAGTGGTGGCTATCAAAGTGCAAGCTCCTCCAACTACAACAATCAACTCCAAATGGCTCTTCATCAACCTCAACCTCAAGCACAACCTATCATTCCACCTCAAGAGCCATTGAAAAAACCAAGTGTTGAAGACTTATTAATGAGTTTCATTGTTGAGAGAAAGG GACAAGAAGAAGCCTTGAAGAACAAATTTAATTCCAAGGCCGGAACTCACAAAGATGTCTCTACTTCTACTTCAACTGAAAGACCATATAAAAGAGGTATCACTTTCAACCCACCTCTAAAGATTGTGCAAGAAGAGGAGGTGTCTCTCCCTTATCCTCAAGCTCTATGGAAACAAGACAAAAAGCTCAAGAAAGAGGGTCAATTGAGAGAGATGATTGATTTGTTTAAGAAGGTTCAT CTTCCACCAAAGCTCAAAGATCCAAGAAGCTTCAGTATTCCAAGCAAGATTGGAGACACTACTTTTGACAAATGTTTGGTGGATCTTGGGTCAAGTATCAATTTGATGCCATATTCATGTTTGAGAGAGCTTGGTTTTAAAGGATCTTTGAAACCAACTTCAATTAGTCTCCAATTGGCGAATAGAAGTGTGAGATACCCTAGAGTAATCTTAGAGAATGTGCTTGTTAATGTGGCAACGTTGGTGATAGCGgtgaattttgttgttttagaCATGGAAGAAACCCTTATAGTTGACAATGAGATCCCTATCATTTTTATGGGAGAGCGTTCATGGCTACCACTGGTTTCAAGATTAATGTGA
- the LOC126797888 gene encoding cinnamoyl-CoA reductase 1-like, whose amino-acid sequence MPADQSSSLSGHGQTVCVTGAGGFIASWLVKLLLERGYNVRGTVRNPGDPKNAHLRELEGARERLSLRKADLLDFESLKDAINGCDGVFHTASPVTDDPEQMVEPAVNGTKNVIVAAAEAKVKRVVFTSSIGAVYMDPTRGPDEVVDESFWSDLEFCKNTKNWYCYGKAVAEQAAWDEAKEGGVDLVVVNPVLVLGPLLQPTINASIIHILKYLTGSAKTYANSVQAYVHVKDVALAHLLVYETPSASGRYICAESVLHRGDVVEILAKFFPEYPIPTKLKDDGKPRAKPYKFSNQKLRDLGLEFTSAKQSLYDSVKSLQEKGHLKVPTKQEDESIKIQS is encoded by the exons ATGCCTGCTGATCAGAGCTCATCGCTTTCCGGCCATGGCCAAACTGTTTGTGTCACCGGGGCCGGAGGCTTCATTGCTTCTTGGTTAGTGAAGCTCCTTCTGGAGAGAGGCTATAATGTGAGAGGAACCGTGAGAAACCCAG GTGACCCAAAAAATGCTCATCTGAGAGAACTGGAAGGCGCCAGAGAGCGGCTGAGCTTGCGAAAAGCCGATCTTCTCGATTTCGAAAGCCTGAAAGATGCCATTAACGGATGTGATGGCGTTTTCCACACAGCATCGCCTGTAACTGATGATCCG GAACAAATGGTGGAGCCGGCAGTGAATGGAACAAAGAATGTGATCGTTGCCGCTGCTGAGGCCAAGGTTAAACGCGTCGTCTTCACGTCTTCAATCGGTGCCGTCTACATGGACCCCACCAGAGGTCCCGATGAGGTTGTCGATGAATCCTTTTGGAGTGACCTGGAGTTTTGCAAGAACACCAAG AACTGGTACTGCTATGGGAAAGCTGTGGCGGAGCAAGCAGCGTGGGATGAGGCCAAAGAGGGAGGAGTAGACTTGGTGGTGGTGAACCCAGTTTTGGTGCTAGGACCATTGCTCCAACCAACCATCAACGCCAGCATCATCCACATTCTCAAGTACTTGACTGGCTCGGCCAAGACTTATGCCAATTCTGTTCAGGCCTATGTGCATGTTAAGGACGTTGCATTAGCACACCTACTTGTGTATGAAACTCCCTCGGCATCTGGCCGGTATATTTGCGCCGAGAGCGTCCTTCACCGTGGAGATGTCGTTGAAATCCTCGCCAAATTCTTCCCGGAGTACCCCATACCCACCAA GTTGAAAGATGATGGTAAACCCCGAGCAAAACCCTACAAGTTCTCAAACCAGAAGCTACGCGACTTGGGTTTGGAGTTCACTTCCGCGAAACAAAGTCTATATGACAGTGTCAAGAGCTTGCAGGAGAAGGGTCACCTTAAAGTTCCTACAAAACAAGAAGACGAATCTATTAAGATCCAATCTTAA